The Opitutus sp. ER46 DNA window AGGCGTTGGAGAAGCTCGCGGCGCATCCGCATGCCGCGAGCGCGGAGTTCCAGCATCTCCTCGAGTTCGCGCGCAAGAGCGAGCGCGGGCTGGCTCCGGGCGCGCATTGAGAAAGAAAAGGCCCGCGCGGGTGGCGCGGGCCGGAAGGGGTGGGGCGGCAATCGCCGGAGCGAAGACGCGCACCGGTGACTTCGCGTGGAGGCGGCTTACTTCTTCTTGTACACGGTCGCCGGGTCGAACACCCGCTTCGACGCGTACTCCAGCTTCATCGTGTCGGGTTGGTCCGCAACCGCCGAGTCGGTGAGCTTCCGATAGAAACAGGACTTGTAGCCGTTGTGGCAGGCGGCGCCGCCGACGTTTTCGACCTTCAGGAGAATCACGTCCTGGTCGCAGTCTACGAGCAGCGCTTTCACGAGCTGGGCGTTGCCGGATTCCTCACCCTTGATCCAGAGCTTGTTCCGGGAGCGGCTCCAGTAGGTGGCTTTCTTCGTCTTGATCGTATGGGCCAGCGCTTCCGCATTCATGAACGCGAACATCAGCACCTCGTTGGTCACATGGTCGGTGGTGATGCACGGGATCAGGCCGTCAGGCCCGAATTTCGGCTGGAGCATCGTGCCGAGTTCGACGTCGGCAGTGTTCGTGCGAGCTGGGAAGACGAATGACATGACGAGCCGTGTCTAGGTGCGGCGCAGAATCCGCGCAAGCCCACAGCCGGCGACGCCCGGGCGGATGACGAAGTGGGGGCGGCAATCCCGAAGGGGGGAGACTCTCGGAGGCCGTGCGGTTGGCGCAGGGGAGAGACGCGCGTGCGGGACGCTTTTGCAGAGGGAAAGTGCGACGGCATTCGTGGCCGATCTCGGCTTAGGAGGGGGGACAGCGGCGCCGCACCCGAAGTGGTCGCGCGATGTGCGACCTACTCAGGTTTTGGGCGGAATTGTGCCCGGCTGTACCGCTCCGGGAGGCGGCGCCGCAGGGAAGCGAGTTCCGCGTCACGCAGGAGTTCTGCTTGGGGGGCATCGGTGTTGGCGAAGGACTTGCATTCGCCGACCTGGCGGTCGACCGCGATGGCGGCTGGCTAAGGCGTGGATCGTTTCACCAACAGCGTGCCGGGTCGGAGTCGGGTGGGGCGGCGTCGGGCACAAGGTGGCCGACCGATTTGGGTCAGAAAATCTGGACCGGCGACGACCGACATTCGCCGCGGGACGCGGGGACCGGATGGGCAACGGGGTTCCCTCTCGAGCCCCCGACGCGAAGCGCCCGAAGCAGGCGGGCAAGACTCGCGGCCGACTAGGCCTGGCCACCCAGCTCGCGGAGATACTCGAAGCTGTAGAGCCCGCTGTTATGGCCGTCGCTGAAATCGAATCGGATGGCGTAATTGCCGACGCGCTCCCAGCTCACCACCTGCACGCCGGAGAACTTCTTCGGGCCGTCGCCGCCGTACTGGTTTCCCAGGATGTCGCGCTCGCCCTGATTGGCGGCGCTCGGTGATGCGGCGCGCAATTTCTCGAAATCGAAGTAGGACTCGACGCCGTCGTCCCAGACGATCGCGACTTCGTTGCCTATCACTTGGACATTCGTGGGCGTGTGCATGCGGGAGAAGAGGGCGGCGAGAGAGTACCTGACGACTGTGTCGCCTGGCTGCCATTTGTACAGAGCCCGTCTTCACGCCCGCCTTCCTGAACCAGCGGCCCAGCCCGCATCCACCCCGGTCCTCCGTTTTCTCCTAAACAGGGCCTGTCCCTTGATGGTATCCCGAAACAGGTCTGTCCCCAGAGGGTATCCTGAATGCGGGGTCTGTCCCCCCCCGACCTTCCAGACGACTGACATCCCTTAAGCAGGTCTGTCTTCTGATCAGAGAGCCTGTCCCCCTGAAATCGCGTCCCCTTGATGTCCAACGTGGCCTGTCCCCTGATCCTGATCGCGCCGCGGACAACCGAACCGAGGTCTGTCCCCTAATGCGGATCAGGTCTATCTTCCTATCAGAGGGCCTGTCCCCTGAAATCGCGTACCCTGATGTCCGACGAGGTCTGTCCCCTAATTAATGCGGATCGGCGGTTTCATCCCCACAAAAGCTTGGCCTGCCAAGAAATAGGCCTGTCCCGTGAGTGACACCGAAGTCTTCCGCGAGTTGGACAAGGTCTGTCCCCTTGAAAGCCTGAACGGGGTCTGTCCCCTTGGGGTGACACCCTGATCGCTCAGCGAACAGCCGAACCGAGGTCTGTCCCCTAATGCGGATCAGCGAATTCAGCCCCACAAAAGCTTGGCCTGCCCAGAAATAGGCCTGTCCCGTGAGCGGCACTGAAGTCTTCTGCGAATTGGACAAGGTCTGTCCCCTTGGGGGCCTGAACGGGGTCTGTCCCCTTGGGGTGATAGGTGCAGAGGTTGCACGGCTGGATGGGGGGCGAGTATGGCGGCGGTGTGCGTTTGGCGGGCGGGACTCTTGGGAGGGGCGTTTGCGAAGCGGGAGGCGGTGGGTAGGGGTGTCGCGATGAATGCCGCGTTCGACAAGTCGCTCCCTCATATCGTCGTTGTGGGCGGCGGGTTTGGCGGGCTCACGTTTGCGCGCGGTTTTCCCCAGGGTCTGGCGCGGATCACCGTCATCGACCGACAGAACCACCACGTCTTCCAGCCGCTGCTTTACCAGGTCGCGACGGCCGGCCTCTCGGCGGTGGATATCGCCCAACCCATCCGTGGACTCTTTGGCGGGAGGCCCAACCTCGACGTACTCATGAGCGAGGTGTCCGCCGTCGATCTCGCGGGCAAACGCGTGGTCCATGCCCGCGGCGAACTCACCTACGACTACCTCGTCCTCGCCGTGGGCGCCCGGACCAGCTACTTCGGCCACGATGCCTGGCAGCGCCTAGCTCCGGGCCTGAAGTCGCTCGATGACGCCTTGCGGATCCGGCGCATGATCTTGAGCTCGCTCGAACGCGCCGAGACGGAGTCCAATCCGGCGCGTCGCGACGCCGCCATGACGATCGTGGTCGTCGGCGGTGGACCGACTGGCGTCGAGTTGGCGGGCGCGTTTGCCGAGCTGACACGTTGCGTCGTGCAGAAGGACTTCGACCACATCGATCCTACGAAGGTGAAGGTCATCCTCATCCAAGGCGGCGCGCGCGTGCTGCCGACGTTCGCCGAAATGCTCTCCGCACGCGCCCAGGAACAACTCGAGGCCAAGGGCGTGACCGTCATCACCGGGCGCCATGTCGAGGCGATCCGGTCCGGCGCAGTTGTCGTCGGCGGTGAAACGATCGCGTCGGACAACATTATCTGGGCGGCAGGCGTGGCGGCGGAACCGCTGACGGAGACGCTCGGCATCGAGCATGACCGCGGCGGCCGGCTCAAGGTCCTGCCCGACCTCAGCCTGCCGGGGCATCCGGAAGCGTTTGCCGTCGGCGACATCGTGACGCTGACCGACGCCAATGGCGTGGTGGTGCCGGGCGTGGCGCAGGCCGCGATCCAGATGGGCCGGCACGTGACCGGGTTGATCGAGTCGGACATCCGGGGGCGCGGGCTGGCGCCGGTTGGACGCCGGCCGTTCACGTACCGCGACAAGGGAGCCATGGCGACGATCGGCCGGTCCGCAGCCGTGGCGGAAAT harbors:
- the hisI gene encoding phosphoribosyl-AMP cyclohydrolase, coding for MSFVFPARTNTADVELGTMLQPKFGPDGLIPCITTDHVTNEVLMFAFMNAEALAHTIKTKKATYWSRSRNKLWIKGEESGNAQLVKALLVDCDQDVILLKVENVGGAACHNGYKSCFYRKLTDSAVADQPDTMKLEYASKRVFDPATVYKKK
- a CDS encoding DUF971 domain-containing protein, whose translation is MHTPTNVQVIGNEVAIVWDDGVESYFDFEKLRAASPSAANQGERDILGNQYGGDGPKKFSGVQVVSWERVGNYAIRFDFSDGHNSGLYSFEYLRELGGQA
- a CDS encoding NAD(P)/FAD-dependent oxidoreductase; translated protein: MNAAFDKSLPHIVVVGGGFGGLTFARGFPQGLARITVIDRQNHHVFQPLLYQVATAGLSAVDIAQPIRGLFGGRPNLDVLMSEVSAVDLAGKRVVHARGELTYDYLVLAVGARTSYFGHDAWQRLAPGLKSLDDALRIRRMILSSLERAETESNPARRDAAMTIVVVGGGPTGVELAGAFAELTRCVVQKDFDHIDPTKVKVILIQGGARVLPTFAEMLSARAQEQLEAKGVTVITGRHVEAIRSGAVVVGGETIASDNIIWAAGVAAEPLTETLGIEHDRGGRLKVLPDLSLPGHPEAFAVGDIVTLTDANGVVVPGVAQAAIQMGRHVTGLIESDIRGRGLAPVGRRPFTYRDKGAMATIGRSAAVAEIGRFKLSGFFAWLVWLAVHLLFLIGFRNKFAVLSQWLYSYLTFKRGARIITGVSGEASAGSA